Within the Mustela lutreola isolate mMusLut2 chromosome 2, mMusLut2.pri, whole genome shotgun sequence genome, the region ggcagagagagaggaggaagcaggctccctgccgagcagagagcccgatgtgggacttgatcccaggaccctgagatcatgacctgagccgaaggaagtggcttaacccactgagccacccaggcgccccttgacccTTGGTTTTAAAACACAGTGTTCGTGTCTTTTAACAACTAGGGGTAGCATAAATAAATTAGCTATTATGTAATAACTTAGTAAAACAGGAGACATTTCTTCTCCAGTGTGTAGCACTCATAAATAAGGCATTAAGCTCTCCCACTTTAATTCCATATAGTATTGGATTGCTGCTCCATTTGACATCTTCATATAGAGCCCAAACTTCTGACCTTTTATTAGTTGATTCTTGAAACTGGTATGGAATTTATATTAAGCTCTGAAAAGCAACCTCGTTTATCTTGGAAGCATACATAGTAGTATTCGATTACTTTCCAGAATTCCTCatatctcagaaaagaaaaataaaaagtctagaTTAATGCCAATACCTTTATCTAAATACCTCAATACATATAATAGTCTAAAATCGTATGACCAAAAGCATAGACTGAGAATTTCAGATCTCAGCTCTAGAATGCTTCAGTAACTTTTGCAGTGTTTTTCAAAGCATGTTTGCAATACGTGCAAATCACTGGACTAGCACCATCCTTTCATTTGCATTGCTATCATCCTATCAAACAAATCCTATCCAGTCTTTTTCTACTTAAGCCCTCACTTTTTTCTAGTTTCAAGTTATAGCAAAGGTTGTAGGGGGTTTTCCTGTTTCTCAACCAAAAAAATAGGAGCCCTCAATGCCCAAGATCTCACTTTAAAGTACAGATTAATTGGTTTACACATTTTCCCACTGAAATGTTTTTAGAAAGTCATTTTCATCAATATTCACTCCTTGTTTCAAAATGACTTCTCTGTTTTGAGTTCCACCAGATGCACTTCATCTTTGATTTACCAACACAGATAAATCCGTGCACTATCTTTCACTTAGAGAGTTCTGATATTTAGGTACCTACTAAGTTTGCAGAGGGTACCCAAAAACGTTAATAACCAGCATTGTCAACTTTTAATTCCTGCATGTGGACATTAGTTAAAATAATgtctaaaatgttttatgtaagcTTCTtgatgtttctattttaaaaatgtttttgaaaatcatCTGAGTATGGTAGTATGAactgaaataatttattcttatGGGACATAATagaaattttcttatttactgCATACCTTAAGCCTAATTTCTTTTGAAGCAGTATGCTACATAAAACTGAACACTTCATTACCAACAAGGACAATGTTTTATTGAACAAGTCTATGTACAGTACAAAAAATTTCTTGAAATGAGACGCTATTGTTGTATTATTGCAGTTCAATGGCTCAGTTTTAATTTGTACTCTtataaaatgcaaagtaaaataatttaatgttcAACAAGGAAGCACAAATTTCCTTTCTTGCTGAATCTGTAATATCTTTCACATATTAACAATTCCAAAATGCATATGCAGCATTTAGGCATTCTGAAAAGGTGTTTTTACAgtaccaaataaattaaaagataaacacTATCATCCCTTTTAGGTTTTTTCATCCATACAACAGTTTAAACCAAACATGAAAGGAGTACGGCTGAACCTTCAAGTGTGATTTAAAAAGAATCACAAGTTCAGTGTTTTAAGTTACCTACTCATTATATAATcgatggttttaaaaaatgaatatggcTAAAGCCCAAAGTACCAGTGTCCTTGTCCACGAAGATCCCGCTTTTCTGTAATATCTGAGCAGCAAAAATTcacatttgcttttttgttgaCCTTACTGAAACAGCAGAAGTTTATAGTTAATGATTTGaaggaaatttttattaaaaaaaataaggattgaAACTTGGTCCATGTAAGATAAGCATATCCTCAAAACAGAAGGAATAGAAAGTAAAAGAGAAGAATCTGAGGAATAAGAAAGCTTTTCTTCTGAATCCCAAATTAGAACTGTTGGAAGTTTATGCACCCcacaaaagcaaaatgatttAAGTTTATGCTTTATAAGACATAAATAATGAAATGTACACATACTTTCAATAGCAATTATTTGAGAAGTATATAAAGAGATTTAGAACAGCTTGGCCAAATAGATTTTTGTAAAACATTCCTTGATTTAATTATGTATAAACCGATTTGATCTAAGTGTTTCAGAAACAGTTTTCCCTTAGCAACACCAAAGTAGAACTAAATACTCAAAGAAAAGATTAACAAgtgaaatatgtttaaaatatcttGGTATGAACTCCAGAATGAATGAAACTAATTTGCAGCATGGATTTGTCAACAGATacaacttataaaaaataaaaagttaaaaaatgtgataaaatattaaGTTGTAAATTTTAAACTTCTGGAAAATGTACAAAGcagaaattatatttcaaaaaaactTCATGGTCCAAATGAACTAGTTTCCAAACAGACTCTTTATTACATGATGAATTTTATACTGAACTGGAATAAAACTCAAGTATTGCATTTTCAGGATCAGGAAGTAcagaaagtgttttgttttgttttgtttttttcctcttcctttgaaCTGACcctaaaggattaaaaaatctGATTGAGTTGTATTTACTTATCTGTTGTTTAAATGTAAATTCCACAGCCTAATGTAGGCTacacaaacagaacaaaaaccttAATTTGATTGAAATGGACTCGTGACTATCAATTGCATagtagtgaatgaataaataataaaattgggcttttttttttttgagatctttCACGACCTGGAAATCCCAATTTAATAAAGTCGGGATGCTGTGTTGGAAAAAAATATCCCCTTCCTTAGTGACTTCATTCAAGAAGTTTAATATCCAAAAATTTGTAATAGTAGAATCCAATAAGATTATATGCtttgaacaaaaatatatgaGTTGGAAAAACTGGAATATGTTGTTGACCATGGTGCATTAGTAGCTCCATtttttaagaatctgcctttgcatttttattcattttatcccTGCTATAGATTAACACACTAACAGGTAAAAGAAGGGTCTTTTTAAGCTTCGTCTTCTAGAGAATGTACAAATGGAACACATCTGAGTGGGTATTTTAAAAAACGTTTTGTGTTTTAACAATTCATTGCCTAGTAAGTTAAAATCTTCCTTAGGAAAATTACTGGtcatcaaggaaaataaaagcattaatatATCTTAACTGTGTTCCTGCTGTGCAAATTTTTgtgtaaatatttccttttatatgtaaaaattacTATTCGGACCAAATTCATCACTAATAAATTAAGAAAGCATGAGTAGTATGGCTTATTTTAGAATTAACTCTCCTAACTGAATAAAACCAATGAATTCTTGACCTGATTTTagctgacatattttttttttttacagccagTTATTTTGATAGGACTGTACTTAGATAACTCACATTAATGTCTAAAAGGACCTTACTATGAATCATCAAGCAATGTCCTAGTAACACTACTCTATATACAAATAGAAATATCCCAGTGTGCTTATACCATTATTCACATTGAGTTATTTGCAATTCAGTGTTTTCCTTCAATTAGATAGCCTTTATGGTCTTAGATTCCTCCCAGCTCTCCCCAAAGTTACTGATGGTACTTTTTCTATTTAACTGACAGTGCTGCCTTTAAAAACAATTCACTGGTATTACAAAAATGGAAAGTGGAAGGTTCTATTAAGAGTTTATTAGcaaagtgttttgtttcttttgttttttttttttaattttcaatgctGGCATAACATTCATTGAACTCTGTTCTGTCTGATCAACCAACTTGGAAATAAGTTACAATCTTCCATGGATAGCATGGCGGTGaatcaagttttattttcatgtatcattttctaaattataataaACCAAATAGCAAGAGTTCTTTAAACCATGTTTGAAAAGGGAGGACATAATCTGATTATGTATGACAAGAAAACAAATCTCATTTGTAGAATACTTTTAAGTTGTTTATTGTAaaccaacccctccccccttcttttttaatAATGGATTAACTTTTCCCTTTCTGTAAGGCCATAGCTGGTATTTCTTTCTGACTAGTTGCCTGAACACGTTTCTCATATAAGTGAAACCGAACATGCTGCAATAATAGtcatcaactttttttaaaaaatgtggttttcTGGATAACTGGTACTTTGGGAGTTTTGTAATAACCCTTTTGGAGTCTAAACCAGCACATCTCCTCTCTGAGTTCATTCTAGAAAATGTGCTTTTGTCTTTATCTTTAGTAATCCAAGACCGCTTGAAAATTAAGGCCATCAGGAAAATAGCAAAATGATGATGCAATTTCTTGCAGTGCTTTTTTCACACTACTGCTTGATCGACAGAtctttctgaaacatttttatcAGGCACCTGTAAAACAGAACATGTCTGTTAATTCAAATTTTATAGTTTAACTGGAATTCTAAGTCAGATTTCTCTTTATGCTCTTATTCAAAAAATACTGATATTAGTAGAAAGGCAAGATCTTGTTTTGCTCAGTTTTgtctttcaattattttctggttctttttcacATATGTTTCTGTAAAGCAGCTCAACTTCACTTGGTTTATATTCTGGcatgcaaatgaaaagatgtccatcacaATTACTCTGTTTCTAAAACTTTTATCACATGAAACTAGGATTGAAGAAGTGCCTTAGACACAGTGAATGCGTATGATCAAGAAGTATGAAAAACTGTGTTCAAGTTCTGACATCCACAAGTTCATAGACTATACCTATGCAAATTACTTAACTTGTGAAATGTCAGTTGCCTGATCTATAAAACAGATTAGTAACATCACCTAACAAGCGTCTGtatgaattaaaagaaataatgtatgGGGTGGTGCTTTATCATCTGTGCAATACAAATGTTAACTTCTTAACCTCATAAAGATCTATGgcattttctatttctacagaTAGATCTATTGAGAAGATAGAAGACTTACTTTCATCATCTGAATCAAATCCAAAGAGTGTCTGACATTTCTTTTGTGCAAGGTGAGCCTCAAGTGCTTCTGCATTACAGTAGGTGGTCAGGCATTTGCCACATCTTAATCTTTTCACGGATTTTTTACAAACATTATCTTGATCAGAACAGGCATCTACTCTATCAGTCAGAAATTTTCTGCGTTTTGGCATACTAAGGTACCGTTCATCAAGGTAACTGGGAGGCAGTGGTCTGACATACGGCTTTGTTAAAATTAAGCCATATGAAGTGTGTTCACTCGTCAGATTTGTTTTGGAAGGTGCCTGAGATACTGGCGGGGTACTATGTTCCTGTGGTACGACACTGGGTAAAATGGAACCGTTTTCTGTCCTGATTCTATTTGTATCCATTTTCAAAGCAGGAACTGACGAAACTAAAGGTGTCTGCTCTATTCCACTGTGTCCATTGACTAAATCACTAATACTAcaattattttcagaatttgGCTCTCTGTCAGGCATCTTTTGGTCTGTCAAGCTTATATCAGAAACAGTGTCATCAGAATGTTCATTTCCATTCTGAACTAaaccatctgttttcttttccatactTTCTGTACATGTCTTTGGTTCTGTGGAATCTTTCCTTGATTTGCTAGTAGAAACTGGCAGACTAACAGTTTGTTTCTCATTACTAGATGAGtctttttcctgatgattaggATTTGAGTCTGTAAGAACATCCCAAAGAATTGTTTCACTTGGTTGTGCAGATGATTCTGGTGTTTTACTTAAATAGTGCTGAGCCTCATGTTCATATAGGAGAGGAAGATCTTCAAAAAGCTcatggcattctggaaaactACACTGAGCTTGAAATATCCTATGACTTTTTGTGTGCTGAGCAAGCTGGACCGGCAACTTAAACGACTCATTGcaattaaaatgcaaacaaaaatacacatttgGATAGCTGTGTCGATTAAGGTGATCGATAAAATGTTGAGAATCTTCAAATTGCCTCTGacagaatttgcatttccctttgcTCCACTTCATTACTGTTTGCCGCACATTTAAATCCGTTGGATGTACAGTCCTTGCGTGTTTATTTAGAAAGCCAATTCTTTTAAATATCCTGACACAACCAAGAGCAGGGCACTTAAAGTTTCCTTCTTGATCTGTAGCATATATGTCTTTTGGATGGCACACAGTTCCATTGATTTTATGGAGTACTGAAGTTTCTTGATTCAGGTCATAATCGTCATCTTCATAATcaccttcttcatcttcttcctcctcacagTCATCCTCACATACAGGCAAAGGCTCTGAAACGTTATTTAAAGAAGTCTCAGGACTTCCATTCTCAATCATGTTTTCAATAACCTCTTCCGAGACACTTACGGGAATTTCAATGAACTCAGCCACATGTGCAGGAATGACTTCTTTGTTTCCATCACTGGAAGCAGTAATTGTCTCTATTTCCAAATCTTTACTACCAGAATTCCcattttcaaatgaaatgaaagtatCTGAACAATTTACTTCTTCCAAAGCAGGGATTTCCTGATCCTCTTGTTGGGCTGCAGCAATTTgctgtctttgtatttttttaacatgattcTTTAAATGCTTCTGCATAAGTCCTCTGTTTCTAAATTTCCTACCACATATTACACAAGAAAAACTGCCCTTTTTCTGATGAGCCTGGGCATGTCTTACAATGTGACCACCTAGAAATTCTTTGTTACATAACATACACCGATGCCTTGGGACATTGTGATCTACTTTGGAAACATTAAGAGCCATAAGATTTTTCTTCGTATTAATGTGACCCTTAGGTTGCACTCTAGGTATATCATCAGGATCAAGCTCTCCAGTGCTCTGGTCTGTAAGAAAGTCCAGCCCTTCATCTAAACCTTGCTGTTCCACTGCCTTCTTTAGATTACCTATGGAGTTTTCCAGTGTACTTTCATTTAGAAATCTAACTGCTGATTTATCACTCAATAATGCTACACAGTTTTTCTTAATCATTACAAAGTTCCAGAATTCGGGATCAAAAAACAATCCCTTTTTCAAAATTGGAAGCAATTCAAAACGAACACGATTTTGAACACTACTTGTGCCTTCATTATATTCCTCATCTGGACGTTTGTAAAGCTCTTCAACAGTATGATAAGCTTCCAAGGAGCGCTCAAGAAAAAATATTGAGAGTGCACAAATCCTGAGGATCTCCAAATCATTTGGCAAAAAATGTGcaattgttttataaattaaacatttagTTTTGGGATCATCATGAAGATCTAGTTGTAGAGCACAACCGCATATTTCCACACAGATCTGTAGGCCATCTTCTTCaacctagaaaaggaaaaatattactaagtacctttgtaaaaaaaaaagctattatacttttatccttttaaaatacaactctctaggacatctgggtggctcagtccattaagtgtctgccttcagctcaggttactcCTTTTGAAGGTCCTGGGaagagtcccactttgggctccttgctcagcaggtagcctgcttctccctctgccagcagctccccctgcttgtgctctctctctctctctgacaaataaatacataaaatcttttaaaaaaataaaataaaatacaactctgagggacgcctgggtggctcagttggttaagcagctgccttcggctcaggtcatgatcccagcgtcctgggatcgagtcccacatcgggctccttgctcagtagggagcctgcttctccctctgcctgtgctcgctctctcctcctctctctgataaataaataaaatcttaaaaaaaaaaatacaactctgAAATGAAAACTGAATAAACACTGTATTACAAATgtgcaatttttaatatttaagtaaaatctttctttttaaacttgaGAATAATCTGAAAGAGACAGCATTTTAGCTtccaatttatttaattttcaaatttgacAATTCTTACTAACCATTATACAAAATGCCTCATAACAGATCCAGCCCCATTTATTTTAGGTACCCATCTCATATTTTGAGGCAGAAGGCtgaattaaatgtatttaaaccATTCATCAATTTTAACTTTGTCAATGTTAAAaagaactatattttttaaataactgcttACAGAAACTTGTAAGTCtgcattaaaaatattacttattacggggcgcctgggtggctcagtggtttgggctgctgccttcggctcgggtcatgatctcagggtcctgggatcgagccccacatcgggctccctgctccgcaggaagcctgcttccctctctctctctgcctgcctctctgcctacttgtgatctctgtctgtcaaataaataaataaaatctttaaaaaaataaataaataaaaaataaaaatattacttattaaatattattatttatccaCATAAGAGGAAAAGCATGGCCCACATGAACAGGGCaattacaatctttaaaaatctaataaaaatcagaataatgaACCTACTTGAAAATGATCTGAAAATTATTCAAGCTTTGAAACTTGTACTGATGACTCAAAGATAACTACACTTGAATTTATTGCCAACTCAAATGATAAATAGATTTGGAATGACATAAATACTTCTGTGAATAGAAAAAGACAATAATAGTATGActtttaaaagtgtgtgtgtgaactGCCTGCATTTGGTATAATATAGATGACAGGGAGGAACACTACCCTGCCACCAGCCTCATGTCTTCATCGTCCCTTACATGCTGTCTAACCCTACTTAATTACTTCAGTTCTATAAGCAGACCTTAATTTTGCACATCATAATCCCACTTTATCTAGCTAGTAAATTCCTATCTATTTCCTGTTCATTCTTTGAGAATCAGTTTTACTCTTGAAAGTTTTTCTCCCCATTCATTCTGGTCCCACAGAGTTAAACATACCCTAGTCTTTCCACTAAGAATAttgtttataaaaagcaaatacttatttataaaaagcACATACATAATTGTTTTGTAACTGTGTATACCCCTACCCCGACTTTGAATTCTTAAACCACAGGAAtagtatctcattttttttatattctccTATCATTAGCATAGAAGCTGGCTTATAGTGACCTCTGAATAAAGTatgcaaatgtaaatgggatcAGATCTGTTATACTGACTTTGGCTTCCTCCTATAAATCCATCATTTCACCTTGGAATCCTCTTCTGAATTCAGATTTCTTATTTCTGATTATCTATTACAATCAGATATTTCCATCTAGATTTTCCAGATATAGGGAATTCTGGTCTGCTTCAAAACAAAACTCCTTATCTTCTAAGTTCTATCTATATCTTCTGTCTTAACTCATGAATTATCATGTACCCAGTTGCCCAAGTCTAAAATTTTAAGATCACAAACAACAACAGACTACTTCCTTACCTGAAATCCTTCAACAATTCCAGTATATTTATAGAGTTAAGTTCTCATTTTCAGTGCAACATGCAAGCCCCTTAAGGATTTCTACCAACCATTCGCCACTCCACACCTTCCTCCAGTCTGAGTAGCCTCATCTCCCACACAGCTCCCCACATTAATGCTGATGGAGAGTTGTGAGAAAAACAAGTaatacaaagaagcaaaaatgcTCTGTAAACTACAAAATCCTCTACATGTTAGTATTACCCTTCTCTGTCATTCAAAACCCAACTTAAAGGAtcttcctctgtgaagcctttTCAGATATGCCATCTGTAATGTCTCATTCTTCTGAACTCACACGTCATTGTTTGTGACTCTTTACGCAGTACTGGAGCACACAAATGATTTATTCCATGAGTAGAGATGTTTTTAGTATAGCTAAGtacatttcaatatttatttcatctttgaatttttcctcttatATTCTCAGGTTGACtagacatgaaaaaaagaaaactttatggTAACTATGAACTTCACCTATGTTATGAACTTTTTATAACAATCTTACAACTTGTGGTGCAAATCAGAATCCTATGTAAAAATTACgtatgatacttttttttttttttttaagttttacaggTGATTCTGGTGCACTTCAAATGTTGAAAAGGATTCTATAGCATacttttgttttcccctttttgAGGGGGATAGAGGTTAACTTTGACAATGCATTTGAATGACATTCTACTATTTAATAATGAAGCTATGAATCCAGTTAGTAAATAGGAAATGTATAAAACTTTGAATACAATGCTGCTAACTTTATATCAGAGGGATATAATCACTACATGGTCATACACCTAATGAGTGACATGATAATGTGATAAATGCataattagattaaaaaattttaaatatattatttaatgggtgcctcttatatatttaaaagtaaccCACACAGAGATTCAGCTAAATGGAGCTACCTAAAGTGTATGGTAGCTTTATCTTTCTCATCTTTGTATTCAAAGTTCTGTTAATATTTGAGGGGAAAAAGTTAAAAGATCTGCAGGATCCCATTTCATGTTTATGTAAGAATCTTATGTACAACTGTACCCACTTTTAAGTGAACCATGAAGAACTTActtcaggattatttttaaaaacaggtaatGGATTTCACAATTACTTTAAACAAATACTCTGAAAATGTGTCAGGTTTCAGAAATGCCTCAAAATTCACTGTTCCTTTTTATCTGAACACCAAACTTAAAACTATGAACTGTATTTTTCTGTGAAAGTGAGCAGGTATTACCTATGGTTATACAAAATTCATTTGCAAATAAGAGTTTGCAAACAGGACTTAGAATAGTTTTAAAAGTGATAAACTTATTTAAGAAAAGAGGGAACAGCTTCTTATGGAAGCAGCTGTTCCcatattaaattttaagtaaCACCAAACTGgcagtttttctgtctttttttcagttatttttacttATGTATACCCTTAGTACCATGTTGGAAGTTTGAGGTTGGGGGAAAGGAAAGACCTAATACATGGAGAATGTAGCCTTAAAATCCTCCTtcccttcaaataaattttatcataAAAGATTCAAGATTTGGTGAACcgtcatttaaaattcatttaaaattaaggGATAAATATATCCTATTTACCTCATCTTTAATGATTTTCATGAAAGGAAATATGACTCTCACATTAGTTGCTGTTCTTAAAAGCTGGTAGCATTGATCTACAAAAACTTGTTTTGAAGGATTAGACTTAAGCTGAAGTTTACTCCATATGAAAATCAACTCCctgtaaatgagaaaaaaagagaaatatcaaaAACACAGTTTATTCAAATATAGGTATTAGCGATCTTTTGCTAGTTCTATTAAGTACCCTGGCTGGAGTGTATACAAAGTGGGTGTAAATGGGTATTATGTTAATCTCCAAGCTACTTCTGCTGCCTGGGTGGGACTAGAagaatctagaagaaaacagagatcaGAAACTGTAACACAGTGGTAAGGAATGAATCCTCCTCATATGCTGACAAACCTGCACCTCTAGTACATGATAAATTCTAATCCCTGTGTACCAATATTAAtgatactactttaaaaaaataaactttggtcTTTAATACCTACTTGTAAATTCAGAGATCAATTTTGTACACTTTCTGCAAagaaatgttcattatttttcattttcaatttgtgAAGATACCCAAAGTACTATAggttaaattgtaaaatattataGGTTGGACTctgaaattttatgtttatagtaTTTCACAGATagattcttttctaaaatatggCCACTATTATATAGACAAGGCAGGAGTTTGGGACAAAGGAATTCGTAAGATATAACTGATATATTTAGATATCATACGCTAGTAAATTATAACTCTTTAAAATGTATCAAGTGACATAAAGCATCATATTCTAAAGAGTATTAAAATAACcgatgaatttttttaagtgatttactGAGTAGTATACTTTGAGCCCAACACATATAGCTATTAAATCTAAGTAAGGACAGCTTAACTACTATCATGAAGGTGCACATTGTCTACTTAGACAATACAGAAagcacaaaagtgaaaatgatagCAAGCAACGTAGAAGACAAAACCAAAATTCTACTTCCATTTCCTTCTAGCAATGTGGGTGTTCTCGAGTTTCAGTCCACAACCCCACTTTTTTTGCATACATAAAATCTCACCAGTTTTCACACCTTGCTCTCAAATGTCTAGCTCTGGCTTCTCTCCCTATTTACATGCCTGGGTATTTCAATTTAAATTGCTTTGTATCACCAGAATCCaccaagaacaaataatactcCCGCAAAACAGATTATCTTTTCCTAGGTCAGTCAATGACACGGAACCTTACTCAAACCTGTTTGGTTCTAATCTATCTATTTCCCACAGCCTAtgtatttcaattatatttttgcCCACAACCATACCACGCTCTCTCAGTGCTACTACCTTAGCTTCTCTAATCTCACAGACTTCTGCAGAGGTTGATAAATGGACTTTCAAAAGATTTCATTCAGTGTATTCCATATGTCACGTACTattaacagcaacaaaaacaggTTTTGGGGTCAGAAGGATACGATTTTAATCCTGTGCACTCTTCAAGGTTAATTAGTTAATGTGCTctgtttattctcattttgtttatggtAGTTTACTGTACTTGGAAAGTACCTCATTTCTAAGATGAGCTTATCTTTCAAAGTCCTGATCATGTAACTTCTTCAGGAATGCCTTCATGAATACCCCAAACTGAAGTGGTTAAGTACTTCAGAACAGATCTTATCTCTCTTATTGATCTCATACCTTTCTTATAGTTCCTCATTGCTATTTTGTAGGTCCTATTCCCCCAACTATTACTACATTGTAAAGTTCAGTAACACATTATATAGGGGAAGTAGTGGCAAGAACATAAGACTGGGAATAAAAGAGTTCTTAAGAGGACATTGTATACTAACCAGTGTGATACTACCCAGTTCTCAGTGAGCCACCTTTCTCTGGAAGCAGTCCTACTAAACAAGGTTGGAATTCCAGTAGCCATGTTTCCTATATGAACCTCCTCACCATCCTTAAGATACTAAGTCAGGGGTAGGAAACTGACCCCAGTTAGGCCAGAGTCCCTGGAATGTACTCAGTCggagagaagaaaaatcagtgtCCCTGGTAGCAGTTATATTTAGGGATCTACTATATTCCGGCCCCCCCTTTTTTGGTCATACCTCAGTATTTTTTCCATGCACTATACCCTTTCCCTAAACTAATTAGACACAGGATGCTCTCACTTGCAAACTGACTAGTATATATCCCAACTCCATTTTGTTACTACCTATGTggcttttatctcttttatccACAGTTTTCTTATACATAAAAAGAACTGAGAGAGGTAAGTGAAAACACCTAGATAAAATGTCTAAATGTCTAgtatatatgtttaataaatcACTAATTTCCTatattctttcctaatttttataGTCTTAGTAGTACCAGGCTGTGAGatttatgcaataaata harbors:
- the ZNF654 gene encoding zinc finger protein 654 isoform X1 translates to MAEEESDQEAERLGEELVAIVESPPGPVGFRAAGDGRGGAGGGSCGVGGFGISSRDYCRRFCQVVEDYAGRWQVPLPQLQVLQTALCCFTSASASFPDECEHVQYVLSSLALSFFELLLFFGRDEFYEEPLKDILGSFQECQNHLRRYGNVNLELVTRIIRDGGPWEDPVLQAVLKAQPASQEIVNKYLSSENPLFFELRARYLIACERIPEAMALIKSCINHPEISKDLYFHQALFTCLFMSPVEDQLFREHLLKTDCKSGIDIICNTEKEGKTMLALQLCESFLIPQLQNGDMYCIWELIFIWSKLQLKSNPSKQVFVDQCYQLLRTATNVRVIFPFMKIIKDEVEEDGLQICVEICGCALQLDLHDDPKTKCLIYKTIAHFLPNDLEILRICALSIFFLERSLEAYHTVEELYKRPDEEYNEGTSSVQNRVRFELLPILKKGLFFDPEFWNFVMIKKNCVALLSDKSAVRFLNESTLENSIGNLKKAVEQQGLDEGLDFLTDQSTGELDPDDIPRVQPKGHINTKKNLMALNVSKVDHNVPRHRCMLCNKEFLGGHIVRHAQAHQKKGSFSCVICGRKFRNRGLMQKHLKNHVKKIQRQQIAAAQQEDQEIPALEEVNCSDTFISFENGNSGSKDLEIETITASSDGNKEVIPAHVAEFIEIPVSVSEEVIENMIENGSPETSLNNVSEPLPVCEDDCEEEEDEEGDYEDDDYDLNQETSVLHKINGTVCHPKDIYATDQEGNFKCPALGCVRIFKRIGFLNKHARTVHPTDLNVRQTVMKWSKGKCKFCQRQFEDSQHFIDHLNRHSYPNVYFCLHFNCNESFKLPVQLAQHTKSHRIFQAQCSFPECHELFEDLPLLYEHEAQHYLSKTPESSAQPSETILWDVLTDSNPNHQEKDSSSNEKQTVSLPVSTSKSRKDSTEPKTCTESMEKKTDGLVQNGNEHSDDTVSDISLTDQKMPDREPNSENNCSISDLVNGHSGIEQTPLVSSVPALKMDTNRIRTENGSILPSVVPQEHSTPPVSQAPSKTNLTSEHTSYGLILTKPYVRPLPPSYLDERYLSMPKRRKFLTDRVDACSDQDNVCKKSVKRLRCGKCLTTYCNAEALEAHLAQKKCQTLFGFDSDDESA
- the ZNF654 gene encoding zinc finger protein 654 isoform X2 translates to MALIKSCINHPEISKDLYFHQALFTCLFMSPVEDQLFREHLLKTDCKSGIDIICNTEKEGKTMLALQLCESFLIPQLQNGDMYCIWELIFIWSKLQLKSNPSKQVFVDQCYQLLRTATNVRVIFPFMKIIKDEVEEDGLQICVEICGCALQLDLHDDPKTKCLIYKTIAHFLPNDLEILRICALSIFFLERSLEAYHTVEELYKRPDEEYNEGTSSVQNRVRFELLPILKKGLFFDPEFWNFVMIKKNCVALLSDKSAVRFLNESTLENSIGNLKKAVEQQGLDEGLDFLTDQSTGELDPDDIPRVQPKGHINTKKNLMALNVSKVDHNVPRHRCMLCNKEFLGGHIVRHAQAHQKKGSFSCVICGRKFRNRGLMQKHLKNHVKKIQRQQIAAAQQEDQEIPALEEVNCSDTFISFENGNSGSKDLEIETITASSDGNKEVIPAHVAEFIEIPVSVSEEVIENMIENGSPETSLNNVSEPLPVCEDDCEEEEDEEGDYEDDDYDLNQETSVLHKINGTVCHPKDIYATDQEGNFKCPALGCVRIFKRIGFLNKHARTVHPTDLNVRQTVMKWSKGKCKFCQRQFEDSQHFIDHLNRHSYPNVYFCLHFNCNESFKLPVQLAQHTKSHRIFQAQCSFPECHELFEDLPLLYEHEAQHYLSKTPESSAQPSETILWDVLTDSNPNHQEKDSSSNEKQTVSLPVSTSKSRKDSTEPKTCTESMEKKTDGLVQNGNEHSDDTVSDISLTDQKMPDREPNSENNCSISDLVNGHSGIEQTPLVSSVPALKMDTNRIRTENGSILPSVVPQEHSTPPVSQAPSKTNLTSEHTSYGLILTKPYVRPLPPSYLDERYLSMPKRRKFLTDRVDACSDQDNVCKKSVKRLRCGKCLTTYCNAEALEAHLAQKKCQTLFGFDSDDESA